From one Amphiura filiformis chromosome 13, Afil_fr2py, whole genome shotgun sequence genomic stretch:
- the LOC140168350 gene encoding patatin-like phospholipase domain-containing protein 4: protein MSSEGDSGFNVMFVGTSFMGIYNVGSAQCLLDHGKGVMHRTRCVGGASAAAIIASILLSAPERLLDYKETIYELSNHIHGLDKGANTSGFDIIAHVRGVLEEFLKPDAHIQCSGRMSVPLTELLPVHETEFKSHHKQQTDKVSPRSPRGASLTPVQMGGQTWRFGSRRVVSKFYSREELIEVLLSSIYVPWFDDWKPPMYADRYWVDGSIGTTNIGVEDMDFPPGRLITVSPDKKFAHAKPQDNITTEWRDVSNESFQLQPFNMYRVSGALYPPPQGQLREQFRDGVEDAKIFLSKFGLYEQGLNSLRNEGPLGQF from the exons ATGTCGTCGGAAGGCGATTCAGGATTCAATGTGATGTTCGTCGGTACATCCTTCATGGGGATCTACAACGTCGGCTCTGCCCAATGTCTTTTAGACCATGGCAAAGGAGTAATGCATAGAACAAGATGTGTCGGTGGTGCGTCAGCCGCGGCTATCATTGCCAGTATCCTGCTTTCGGCACCGGAAAGACTTTTA GATTACAAGGAGACTATCTACGAACTCTCAAATCACATTCATGGATTGGATAAAGGCGCAAATACGTCAGGATTCGATATCATTGCACATGTCAGAGGTGTACTGGAGGAGTTTCTCAAACCGGACGCCCATATTCAATGCAGTGGTAGGATGTCGGTCCCTCTTACGGAGCTTTTGCCCGTACATGAA ACGGAGTTCAAATCTCATCATAAGCAACAAACTGATAAGGTATCCCCGCGTAGTCCCCGTGGTGCATCGCTGACCCCTGTACAAATGGGTGGACAAACGTGGAGATTTGGAAGCAGAAGAGTTGTGTCGAAGTTTTACAGCAGAGAGGAACTAATAgag GTCTTGTTGTCAAGTATCTACGTTCCTTGGTTTGACGACTGGAAGCCACCGATGTATGCCGACAGG TATTGGGTAGATGGTTCAATCGGCACCACAAATATTGGAGTAGAGGATATGGACTTCCCTCCCGGTCGTCTTATCACGGTATCACCTGATAAGAAg TTCGCACACGCAAAACCACAGGATAACATCACAACGGAGTGGCGTGACGTCAGCAATGAAAGCTTTCAGCTACAACCATTCAACATGTACAGAGTCAGTGGTGCTCTTTATCCACCACCGCAAGGACAACTCAGAGAGCAGTTTCGCGACGGCGTAGAAGATGCCAAGATATTTCTGTCGAAATTTGGGTTATATGAACAAGGACTGAACTCGTTACGTAATGAAGGACCCCTTGGTCAATTCTAA